Within the Pseudomonas orientalis genome, the region CTCTGCAATGCTGCGCGCGGTCTCCAGAGACGTATTGGGCAGCAATATTGCGAATTCTTCGCCCCCCAGACGACCGGACACATCGACCTGGCGAAACGAGGCGCTGATCACGCCGCCAATCTGGCGCAACACCTGATCGCCGGTCTGATGACCGTAGGTGTCATTGATGCTTTTGAAGTGATCCATGTCCAACATCAGCGCGCACAACGGCTGCTGCTCGCGATGGCACTGGGCGTACAGCGCCTGGGCACGCTCGTAGAAGGCACGACGGTTCATCAACCCGGTCAGTTCATCGGTCTGGGCGGCGTGGGTTGAAAGGGTGTGCGCACGTTCCATCTGGCGGGTCAGGCGAAAGGCTTTTTCCAGGGCATCGGAGAGCTTGCGCGTGGCGCCCACTACAAAGGAGGAAAACACCAACACCGCCAGCGCCACGCCCATCTGCATCGGCGCCGGCTGGAACAAAAGCCACAGGGTACACGGCAACAGCACCAGGCCCATGGACCCCAGCGACATGGAGCGATAAGCCGAATAGCACGACACTGCGCTGACCGACATGCCCACGGCAAACAGCATGACCAGCACTTGGGACAGGCGGTCATCGACGGGCATCACCGCCAGCGCCCCGCCGCCCCAGATCCCTGCCGACAGCATCAGTGTCAGCCCGTAACGACGCTCCCAGCGCGCGGGCGTGCGTTCGCTATTGGGACAGCGAAACCATTCCAGGAACAGCTGCAGGCGCACCAGTGAGGAACCCGCCAGCAGCACCAGCCAGACCACCATGACCTGGTGATCGAAACGCTCCCAGCATAGCCAGCAGAGCATGATGGCGCCCAGGCAGGCGCCAAATATGGCCGAGAATGACTGGCGAAACAGCTGATGCAAACGGTCGGTTCGCACTTGTTCTTCGATGACGTGGTCCGGGTCTTGCCCATGCCCAAGGCTATGCATGCGATTCGCCTGTTTGGCTGCTCCGACAGAGGCGCCATTGTGGCACCCTGCCAGTAGCCCGGACAACAGGATCGTGCGTGCTAGAGCGTTTAACCCTTCTGAGCAGATGCACTGCAATCCAAATGTGGGAGGGGGCTTGCCCTCGATGGCGGCCTCTGGGATGACCAGGAT harbors:
- a CDS encoding GGDEF domain-containing protein, giving the protein MHSLGHGQDPDHVIEEQVRTDRLHQLFRQSFSAIFGACLGAIMLCWLCWERFDHQVMVVWLVLLAGSSLVRLQLFLEWFRCPNSERTPARWERRYGLTLMLSAGIWGGGALAVMPVDDRLSQVLVMLFAVGMSVSAVSCYSAYRSMSLGSMGLVLLPCTLWLLFQPAPMQMGVALAVLVFSSFVVGATRKLSDALEKAFRLTRQMERAHTLSTHAAQTDELTGLMNRRAFYERAQALYAQCHREQQPLCALMLDMDHFKSINDTYGHQTGDQVLRQIGGVISASFRQVDVSGRLGGEEFAILLPNTSLETARSIAEQLVQAIGDLRADPVQGLSASLGLASTHAEPLDLNGLMDCADKALYRAKALGRNQVAVAG